TGGCCCGGTACTTCTCTACTTCCTCTAAATTTGATTTGTCAGAGTTTTATGATCTgtgtatattaattttcattaattaggcgttggaaaaaaaatgagattaggGCTTTTTCTTTGCAGTGTTTGTTGGCATACTGATTAAAAAGATTGTATGGATTTGTATTGGCATATGGTGGTGGCAAGAGTAATAGCTAGGACTGAATTACCATGAACTTGTTTTGAAACTAAAGTTAGAAGGACTGCTATGATCGTAATTGTGAGTGTGCTTTTAGTTTATGATCGAAAACTTTCTGTTAAGTGTTGAGCTTGATGACCGACCGGCGTAGCCTGTGCTCTTTTGAGCAATTCTTTGGCTTGTTTGTAGTAATGTTGTTATCTTGTCTTTATTCATTCGAGGAATGGAAGTATGGATTTATTATTGTATTCTTATGCAGGACTCTCGCCTTGTCTACAAGCATTTTGCAACTTTATATTTCGTGTTCATTTTTGATAGTTCTGAAAACGAACTTGCTATGCTTGATTTGATACAAGGTAAATTCTTATATTATCTAACTTTTACTGCATTGCattaaatgtgaaaattgaaaatatctaACTTTTAGAGGGACGAGTTGCTGAATAGATTTATTGATCATTGTACTCAGTAATGGTAACTTATTGGTGTGCTCGGGAATCAATCAGTTTGACACAAATGTCTTAAGAAGCTACGATGTTTTGATTGAAAAGtggattaatttttttctctattaatATAATTCTTATGAATTGGGAAAATTGATATCATGAAATGACCGGTTTCTGAATGACAGTGGATAACAAATCCTGCTAAGATCTATCATAAAAATGGTGAATTTTAAACTTTGGTTATATATGATATAACTCAACGTTGCAATACTGGTTTTACCGTTCTTTGCATCAAAGTAATTtagattaacatttttaatacaCATTATCAAATGCCTATCAAAGTAGTTAATCTGTAATGTATGTGACCGATGCATAATTACAAATGACGTAGTTTTTTTTGTATGGGTGTCATCAATATGATGATGAAGGTAGAGATACAACCAATGGAGCTTCTTTATGGTCCGTAATGGGTTCAGGACTAGGATTATTGAAGTTAGAATTAGAGTATTGTTTGTTGTTCTATGTTATTATAAAGTtgactttaagtctaattcaactttacaaaatcTAATTGTAAGGTGATATTTGTACTTACTTATATTCTGgaaattgttttatttctagTCATGTGAAATTTTCAACACACCTCCCCCATGTCGAGTTATGTACATCTTGTGTGTGAGACTAGATATTtgtgggtggtccaatagcgagTGGTATGATTAACCCAGCAAACAACTAATCATGTTAGGATATACTCTAAATGACTCTGAAGTTATATTAAGAAGTAACTCAACCCTATATAACTAGTTGATTGTAAGGTAAGATTTGCATTCACTTATGTATGGTAAATTGTACTTATCTCTAGTTAATGTGGAATCTCTAACATAggttttggatattttttagTATGAACATATAACATACTTAATATTCAGAAACTTAGTTGAagttataacaataaaaacctGGATTACAAGATAAAAATTCTTCTAGAATTTTATGCACATAGACTGTACTTTAAGTACTTGATACCTACCATAATCATCCTAAAACTaactgaaataataaaaaataaatactagaGATTTTTCCGTGTGAAAATTACagaataatgttaaaattaattatgataaaccGTTTATACCTTTTAAATCATTCTGATATTTGGTAGAGCTTAATGATGTCACTTAATCCATGTATGTAGCCAACCTTGCATTGCGGGATATGACTTAGTAGTTGTCTTGCACCATAAGCATGTGAAAGAATACCCATATGCATACGCATCTACATTATAGATTTTTaaagggaaagaaaagaaatttaatccATGTTTCTAGGAAAATGTTGTGAAACCTACTTACATGTTGATACTAAAAACTCTTTTCAAGAAATCATAATTTGAATGTTTATTTGGGCTTAAATGCTTTTGtggtcatttttcttttttcacattCTGAACTCTATTGGAGGTAATAGTGCTAAACGTTAACAGTCCATTTAACGTTTAAATTAGTCATTCTCTTTAaccatttcaattttattgcatattgTTCCAAGGATCCTGGCGGGGAAATTATTTGCcttatcattatatattatctattaCATTCTGCATGACTATCATGTAGATATTCTAACAGTGTTTCATTACTGCTTCTGACATTgttgttaactttttttgtttttatttgcttATTTTGCCCCTTTCTGCCTTCAGTctttgttgaaacattggacAAATGCTTCAGAAATGTATGTGAGCTTGATATCGTGTTCAACTATAGTAAGGTTGGATGCTTTGTGCCCTCGATTATGAAGTTTTCGTTCTTTATCTCAAATTGACTCTATGGTAATTTACCCCtgtataaatatatgaattagaAGCTGTTACGATTTCGGGAATCATTTTTTGCTGCATATATGATTTGCTGGTGTTTAATGCAGTCTATAAGTTTGACTCGTTGAATTCTCAAATATGAAACAATTGACAATGTTTGACTTTGCACTTTTTATTCTAGATTGACAACtcctttatatctttttttctccatcaattttgtgttgttttggaAATGCCCTTCGATTTTGGGAATCAATTCTTTCTTTTGCTTAGTAGCTCAATAGTGATACTTCAACCTAAGCAAATCTGCATCTTAAATTTCCATTAACGTGTTCCTGAAATATTAGTTCATCTGCAGTTGCATACTATACTAGATGAGATCATTCTCGGAGGCCAGGTGTTGGAGACAAGTTCAACTGAGGTGATGAAAGCTATTGAAGAAATAGCAAGGTGCTCTCTCTTTCCCTTCTGGTTTTTTACGTGATCTTTCTTCTTTACATAGGACTCTCCCCACTCTAGCCTATTACTTTCTCCAAGAATACGATGACTTCTCTCTAAATCTCCCCTTCTTTATTTGTAGGCAATTGTGCCTTATTTCTTCTACTATGTCATCCCGCCAAACTAACCTAACTGACTTCCTCAAAATTGTAGACCTCACAATCTATCAATACTCCTAGTCCCCTTAAAGTTTCACCTTGTCCTCACCACGAATGGCTTGTAGCTGCCAAAATGAAGTTCCATTTGATGTTCAACTGATCAAAGCATGATTGATGACCAGGCCAGTTTGGCCCTGCAGCCCAAGAATAGATTCCACTCCTTTCAAGTCAAACACAAAACATGTAAACAGCTCCATGCTCCTTTAGTTCTCTGTTTTAAATGTCAGTTTTGGCCATGAAACAGCATCAGAGgctctttaattaattttactgaGATCCCATGGCTCCCTTACGAATTACACTACTAAACATGATTACAACTGAGGATTACCAAGATCTTCTaccttattttacttttgtggTAGATTAATTTTGTACTACCCAAACCTAAGACCTCCATTGTTGTCATTGGTTTAGTCCTTGGTTGTCCACTTCTGCTAAACATTGGGACTTCTATCAATTTTAACCTCCTCTTTGTAACCCAAAAAAAGATTCATCTCTGCCACTATGATTCTTGATATCGAAGAACt
This genomic stretch from Vigna radiata var. radiata cultivar VC1973A chromosome 7, Vradiata_ver6, whole genome shotgun sequence harbors:
- the LOC106768472 gene encoding AP-3 complex subunit sigma, coding for MIKAVLVMNTQGKPRLAKFYEFQTVEQQQEAIRNVFSVLCSRPEHVSNFVDAESFFGPDSRLVYKHFATLYFVFIFDSSENELAMLDLIQVFVETLDKCFRNVCELDIVFNYSKLHTILDEIILGGQVLETSSTEVMKAIEEIARLEAASSAINLVPKSVSGWRSR